Part of the Candidatus Nitrospira nitrificans genome is shown below.
AAGGGTAGCGACCGAAGGTTGACATCCCCCCGACTAGGCCGTGATAGGTTGGGTCATTGAACCGACTCCGTTAAGGCAATCGATTGGGCGCGGAGAAGCGTCCGAAGCCGATTGCCATCGCGGAGGCTCACTTCCTTTAGTTCCACGCCAAACAGGGATCCCGTCGCCCATGAGACCACAACTTCCGAAACGAACAGGGGCTCTTCCTCGTCCGGAAGATATAAGAACAAGGTCAACTCCATCCCAATCTTGACCGGACAATTTCTGGGAATGCCCATCCCGCCT
Proteins encoded:
- a CDS encoding PilZ domain-containing protein, translated to MTQLKHVRQSETPCLSHSIERRRTRRSCVSLGLMYSGINGDDVLIGDGSAVDLSEGGMGIPRNCPVKIGMELTLFLYLPDEEEPLFVSEVVVSWATGSLFGVELKEVSLRDGNRLRTLLRAQSIALTESVQ